One genomic region from Actinocatenispora thailandica encodes:
- a CDS encoding PadR family transcriptional regulator — protein sequence MEPDRRAQWLRGVLDLCVLGTLARGESYGYQLAQALDAAGLGPIQGGTLYPVLLRLQRAGLIAARWRGGEAGPARKYYRITGSGVTTLRQAATDWSGFADRVTAILSTGGVG from the coding sequence GTGGAACCGGACCGGCGGGCGCAGTGGTTGCGCGGTGTGCTGGACCTGTGCGTGCTCGGCACGCTCGCCCGCGGCGAGTCGTACGGCTACCAGCTCGCGCAGGCGCTCGATGCCGCCGGCCTCGGCCCGATCCAGGGCGGCACGCTCTACCCGGTGCTGCTGCGGTTGCAGCGGGCCGGGCTGATCGCCGCCCGCTGGCGGGGCGGCGAGGCCGGCCCGGCCCGGAAGTACTACCGGATCACCGGGTCCGGCGTGACCACGCTGCGGCAGGCGGCGACCGACTGGTCCGGCTTCGCCGACCGGGTGACCGCGATCCTTTCGACCGGAGGTGTCGGGTGA